Proteins from one Chitinophaga oryzae genomic window:
- a CDS encoding succinate dehydrogenase/fumarate reductase iron-sulfur subunit — MEHYNMNLTLKVWKQQNTNAQGRFETYSVKDISSEMSFLEMFDVLNEQLINEGKEPIAFDHDCREGICGMCSMHINGRAHGPWAGTTTCQLHMRAFKDGDTITVEPWRAGAFPVLKDLTVDRRAFDRIIEAGGYISVNTGNAQDANCLPVDKHKADLAFAAAACIGCGACVAACKNSSAMLFVSAKVSQLALLPQGDPERHTRALNMVAQMDKEGFGSCTNTGACEAECPKEISLTNIARLNREFIGAGFGSEK, encoded by the coding sequence ATGGAACATTATAACATGAACCTCACCTTAAAGGTGTGGAAACAACAAAATACAAACGCTCAGGGTAGATTTGAAACATATTCCGTAAAAGATATCTCTTCTGAAATGTCTTTCCTCGAAATGTTTGACGTATTGAACGAGCAACTGATCAACGAAGGAAAAGAACCGATCGCATTCGACCATGACTGCCGTGAAGGTATCTGTGGTATGTGCTCCATGCACATCAACGGCCGGGCACACGGTCCCTGGGCCGGCACCACTACCTGCCAGCTGCACATGCGCGCTTTCAAAGACGGCGATACCATCACGGTAGAACCGTGGAGAGCAGGCGCTTTCCCTGTACTGAAAGACCTCACCGTTGACAGACGCGCATTTGACCGTATCATCGAAGCGGGTGGTTATATCTCTGTAAACACCGGCAACGCACAGGACGCCAACTGCCTCCCTGTTGATAAACACAAAGCAGACCTGGCTTTCGCGGCTGCTGCCTGTATCGGTTGCGGCGCCTGCGTAGCAGCATGTAAGAACTCTTCTGCCATGCTCTTCGTATCCGCCAAAGTATCCCAGCTGGCATTGCTGCCACAGGGAGATCCTGAGCGCCATACCCGTGCCCTCAACATGGTAGCCCAGATGGATAAGGAAGGTTTCGGTAGCTGTACCAACACCGGTGCCTGCGAAGCAGAATGCCCGAAAGAAATCTCCCTCACCAATATCGCCCGCCTGAACAGAGAGTTCATCGGCGCCGGCTTCGGTTCTGAGAAATAG
- a CDS encoding fumarate reductase/succinate dehydrogenase flavoprotein subunit, whose product MLNAKIPAGPLNSKWEDYKGHCKLVNPANKRSLEVIVIGTGLAGASAAASLGELGYKVKAFCFQDSPRRAHSIAAQGGINAAKNYQNDGDSVYRLFYDTVKGGDYRAREANVHRLAEVSGNIIDQCVAQGVPFAREYGGLLSNRSFGGTQVQRTFYAAGQTGQQLLLGAYSALERQVALGNVKMYSRHEMLDIVKIDGKARGIIARDLITGELERHFGHAVLICSGGYGNVFFLSTNAMGSNVTAAWKATKNGAYFANPCFTQIHPTCIPVSGDHQSKLTLMSESLRNDGRIWVPKKQNDTRKASDIPEDERDYYLERRYPAFGNLVPRDVASRAAKERCDAGYGVGTSKQAVYLDFAAAIERYGNIEAGKRQLNNLPKTEIIKLGKEVVAEKYGNLFDMYAKITGENPYEQPMRIYPAVHYTMGGLWVDYELQTTVPGLYSLGEANFSDHGANRLGASALMQGLADGYFVIPYTLGNYLADEIRTKAIPVDHPAFTEAENRVKETISKLMGIKGTKSVDHFHKKLGKIMWDKCGMARNEKGLKEAIEEIKALRAEFWKDVRVPGSEKEFNPELEKAGRVADFLELGELMCIDALERRESCGGHFREESQTPDGEAQRDDANFSYVAAWEYKGPGQFELHKEPLEFVECKPTQRSYK is encoded by the coding sequence ATGTTGAACGCAAAAATTCCAGCCGGCCCATTAAATTCCAAATGGGAAGACTATAAAGGACATTGTAAACTGGTAAACCCTGCCAACAAGCGCAGCCTCGAAGTGATCGTGATTGGTACTGGTTTGGCCGGCGCTTCAGCAGCGGCTTCATTAGGTGAGTTGGGGTATAAGGTTAAAGCATTCTGCTTTCAGGATAGTCCGCGCCGCGCGCATAGTATTGCTGCCCAGGGTGGTATCAATGCGGCCAAGAACTACCAGAACGACGGTGACTCCGTTTACCGCCTGTTCTATGATACAGTAAAAGGTGGCGACTACCGCGCCCGCGAAGCCAACGTGCATCGCCTGGCGGAGGTGAGTGGCAACATTATAGATCAATGCGTGGCACAGGGTGTTCCCTTTGCCCGTGAATACGGCGGCCTGCTGAGCAACCGCTCTTTCGGCGGTACACAGGTACAACGTACTTTCTACGCTGCCGGTCAGACCGGCCAGCAGCTCCTGCTCGGCGCTTACTCCGCACTGGAACGCCAGGTGGCATTGGGTAACGTGAAAATGTACTCCCGCCACGAAATGCTGGACATCGTAAAAATCGACGGCAAAGCACGCGGTATCATCGCCCGCGACCTGATCACCGGTGAACTGGAACGCCATTTCGGCCATGCGGTACTGATCTGCAGCGGCGGCTACGGCAACGTGTTCTTCCTGTCCACCAATGCAATGGGTTCTAACGTAACGGCTGCCTGGAAAGCCACTAAAAACGGCGCTTACTTCGCCAACCCCTGCTTTACACAGATCCACCCTACCTGTATCCCGGTTTCCGGCGACCACCAGTCCAAACTGACCCTCATGTCAGAATCACTGCGTAACGACGGCCGTATCTGGGTGCCCAAAAAACAAAACGATACCCGCAAAGCCAGCGATATCCCGGAAGACGAAAGAGACTACTACCTGGAAAGAAGATACCCAGCCTTCGGTAACCTCGTTCCCCGCGACGTGGCCTCCCGCGCTGCCAAAGAAAGATGCGACGCCGGCTATGGCGTGGGTACCTCCAAACAGGCGGTATACCTCGACTTCGCCGCGGCCATCGAACGTTACGGTAACATCGAAGCCGGTAAACGCCAGCTCAACAATCTCCCTAAAACAGAGATCATTAAACTGGGTAAAGAAGTAGTAGCAGAAAAATATGGTAACCTGTTCGATATGTACGCTAAAATCACCGGCGAAAACCCATACGAACAACCCATGCGTATCTATCCTGCCGTACACTATACCATGGGCGGCCTGTGGGTAGACTACGAACTGCAGACCACCGTTCCCGGTCTGTACTCCCTCGGTGAAGCCAACTTCTCCGACCACGGCGCTAACCGCCTCGGCGCTTCCGCTCTGATGCAGGGCCTGGCAGACGGTTACTTCGTGATCCCTTACACACTCGGTAACTACCTGGCAGACGAAATCCGCACCAAAGCCATCCCGGTAGACCACCCGGCCTTCACAGAAGCCGAAAACAGGGTGAAAGAAACGATCTCCAAACTGATGGGCATCAAAGGAACCAAGTCTGTAGACCACTTCCATAAAAAGCTCGGTAAGATCATGTGGGACAAGTGCGGTATGGCACGTAACGAAAAAGGTCTGAAAGAAGCGATTGAAGAAATCAAAGCGCTGCGCGCCGAATTCTGGAAAGACGTTCGCGTACCGGGCAGTGAAAAAGAATTCAACCCCGAACTGGAAAAAGCCGGCCGTGTGGCTGACTTCCTGGAACTGGGTGAACTGATGTGCATCGACGCACTGGAACGCCGCGAATCATGCGGCGGCCACTTCCGCGAAGAGTCCCAGACTCCGGACGGCGAAGCACAACGTGACGACGCTAACTTCAGCTACGTAGCAGCATGGGAATACAAAGGCCCCGGTCAGTTCGAACTGCACAAGGAACCATTGGAATTCGTTGAATGTAAACCTACGCAACGTAGCTATAAATAA
- a CDS encoding succinate dehydrogenase cytochrome b subunit produces MKWSQFFNTSIGKKLLVGATGLFLCSFVIVHLAGNFQLLYNDEGKAFNAYAQFMGHNGLIQFIAWGLKVVIIIHALIALKLTFSNRAARPVKYAINPGNQTSSWFSRQMAIMGSILLIFIVIHLANFWGKFHYTEMPTRTYEGISEPLKDLYALSYETFQNVWLVLLYVVGMIGLSFHLIHGFKSAFQTFGLNHKKYNGLINFVGVWIFGILIPIGFALIPIVIYLKK; encoded by the coding sequence ATGAAGTGGTCACAGTTTTTTAATACATCTATCGGTAAGAAGTTATTGGTAGGTGCTACCGGTTTGTTTCTTTGCAGTTTTGTTATTGTGCATCTGGCGGGCAACTTCCAGCTGCTGTATAACGACGAAGGCAAGGCATTTAACGCATATGCCCAGTTCATGGGGCATAACGGCCTGATTCAGTTCATCGCCTGGGGCCTTAAAGTAGTGATCATTATCCACGCACTGATCGCGCTGAAGCTCACTTTTTCCAACAGGGCTGCCCGTCCGGTGAAATACGCCATCAACCCGGGTAACCAGACATCTTCCTGGTTCAGCCGTCAGATGGCGATCATGGGAAGCATCCTCCTTATCTTTATTGTGATCCACCTGGCCAATTTCTGGGGCAAGTTCCACTACACTGAAATGCCTACCCGTACTTACGAAGGCATCAGCGAACCACTGAAAGATCTCTATGCGCTGAGCTATGAAACCTTCCAGAACGTATGGCTGGTACTCCTCTATGTAGTGGGCATGATCGGCCTCTCTTTCCACCTGATCCACGGTTTTAAGAGCGCCTTCCAGACTTTCGGTCTGAATCACAAAAAATACAACGGTTTGATCAATTTCGTGGGCGTATGGATCTTCGGTATCCTGATCCCTATTGGCTTTGCCCTGATCCCGATTGTTATCTATTTAAAAAAATAA
- the murQ gene encoding N-acetylmuramic acid 6-phosphate etherase, whose protein sequence is MAFVKVTEQTSNYRHLEKMSLTELLTNINNEDRSVPVAVEKSIPQIEKLVAAIADKMLAGGRLFYIGAGTSGRLGIVDASECPPTFGVPQGLVIGLIAGGDAAIRKAVEFAEDDREQGWKDLQEFNITDKDVVVGIAASGTTPYVIGALDKCRSNGIITGSISCNPDSPVSAAADFPVEVVVGPEFVTGSTRMKSGTAQKLVLNMVSTAVMIQLGRVEDNKMVNMQLSNEKLVDRGVKMLMEKLSITDYEQAQQLLLKAGSVKKAVDDFAKA, encoded by the coding sequence ATGGCATTTGTAAAAGTAACTGAACAGACTTCAAATTATCGTCACCTCGAGAAGATGAGCCTGACGGAATTATTGACCAACATCAATAACGAAGACCGGTCAGTTCCCGTGGCCGTGGAAAAATCCATCCCACAGATTGAAAAACTTGTAGCCGCGATCGCAGACAAAATGCTGGCAGGCGGACGTTTGTTTTATATCGGCGCCGGTACCAGCGGCCGCCTCGGCATCGTGGATGCCTCCGAATGCCCGCCTACTTTCGGCGTACCGCAGGGACTGGTCATTGGCCTGATCGCCGGTGGCGACGCCGCCATCCGCAAAGCCGTGGAGTTTGCCGAAGACGACCGGGAACAGGGATGGAAAGACTTACAGGAATTCAATATCACCGATAAAGACGTCGTGGTAGGCATCGCTGCCAGCGGTACTACCCCCTATGTGATCGGTGCGCTCGATAAATGCCGCAGCAACGGTATCATTACCGGCAGCATCAGCTGTAACCCCGATTCGCCCGTGTCCGCCGCCGCCGATTTCCCGGTGGAAGTAGTGGTAGGACCGGAGTTTGTGACCGGCAGCACCCGCATGAAAAGCGGTACCGCACAGAAACTGGTGCTCAATATGGTGTCTACCGCGGTGATGATCCAGCTGGGAAGAGTAGAAGATAATAAAATGGTAAACATGCAGCTGAGCAACGAGAAATTAGTGGACAGAGGCGTGAAAATGCTGATGGAGAAACTGTCTATCACCGATTACGAACAGGCACAGCAGCTGCTGCTGAAGGCCGGCAGCGTGAAAAAGGCGGTGGACGATTTTGCCAAAGCCTGA
- a CDS encoding BadF/BadG/BcrA/BcrD ATPase family protein, producing MAARTKLIADSGSTKTEWALLGDHEPGIYHTQGVSPYFQTAEQIRQIMEVELIPQLPAGTAIDEVYFYGTGLAQQKNTQLVTDCLKAVWPSAVVDVNHDLMGAARALCGRTPGIASILGTGSNSCYFDGTGIVKNNPGLGYILGDEGSGAYLGRKVLQYYLYNTFDEELMARFDQKYNTNKDEILENVYRKPLANRYLSTYSTFLSENRGHFLIENILEDGLNDFFFNHLYKYRESWTTALHFTGGIAWHFQDILKELCELYELPLGKILRTPMEGLIEYHHR from the coding sequence ATGGCTGCAAGAACAAAGCTGATCGCTGACAGCGGATCTACAAAGACGGAATGGGCCCTGCTGGGAGACCACGAGCCCGGGATCTATCATACGCAGGGCGTGAGCCCGTATTTTCAGACGGCGGAACAGATCCGGCAGATCATGGAGGTGGAGTTGATCCCCCAGCTGCCGGCGGGCACCGCGATAGACGAGGTCTATTTTTATGGTACCGGTCTAGCCCAGCAGAAAAATACGCAGCTGGTGACCGACTGCCTGAAGGCTGTCTGGCCTTCTGCCGTGGTAGATGTGAACCATGACCTGATGGGAGCCGCCCGCGCGCTCTGCGGCCGTACGCCGGGCATTGCCAGTATCCTGGGCACCGGCTCCAATTCCTGCTATTTCGATGGCACCGGCATCGTCAAAAACAATCCGGGCCTGGGGTATATCCTGGGCGACGAGGGCAGCGGCGCCTACCTCGGCAGAAAAGTACTGCAGTACTACCTGTACAACACCTTCGATGAAGAACTGATGGCCCGTTTCGACCAGAAGTACAATACCAATAAAGACGAGATCCTCGAAAACGTGTACCGTAAGCCGCTGGCGAACCGTTACCTGTCAACATATTCCACGTTCCTCTCTGAAAACAGGGGGCACTTCCTGATTGAAAATATCCTGGAAGATGGCCTGAATGACTTTTTCTTCAACCATCTGTACAAATACCGGGAGAGCTGGACCACCGCGCTGCACTTTACCGGCGGCATCGCCTGGCATTTCCAGGATATCCTGAAAGAGTTGTGTGAACTGTATGAACTGCCGCTCGGCAAGATTCTGCGCACGCCTATGGAAGGGCTCATTGAATATCACCATCGTTAA
- a CDS encoding S41 family peptidase, whose protein sequence is MSNRKLNVFLPLLFAVVLAIGMFLGHKMPGSNTGGTTVFFTKPTRGPLQEVMDLIKTKYVDTLDADKVQQEAIEGLLSHLDPHSIYIPPSALQAVNEDMEGNFQGIGVEFNITADTVNVISVLSGGPSEAAGVQTGDKILRVNDSLVAGNGITPDKIRKLLRGPAGSLVNTTLLRQQKQIQVPIKRGVIPIYSLDASYMAAPGIGYIKINKFSATTFDEFMKAMRKLQQQGMEKLIIDVRQNPGGFMDAAVRIADELLPDNKLVVYTKGKDYPRTDYKTKRPGMFERGALAILTDEGSASASEILAGAIQDWDRGAVIGRRTFGKGLVQEQYDLDNGGALRLTVARYYIPSGRSIQKPYGNGTAYDDDIMERYHHGELVNKDSIKITDTVPYKTASGRRVYGGGGITPDIFVPFDTSRYSRALTAIYTRNTLSNFAYQYYTNNKETFKQYKDAEDFTKNFQTSPALFEEFKAYAQKDSVPGLQQLSSHDDIEIRTRLKAMLARQLYRTEGFYETINATDPVVKKALEELSKQK, encoded by the coding sequence ATGTCAAACAGGAAGCTGAATGTTTTTTTACCTCTTCTCTTTGCGGTAGTACTGGCCATCGGGATGTTCCTCGGCCATAAAATGCCCGGGTCCAACACAGGCGGGACCACCGTCTTCTTCACCAAACCCACCCGGGGACCGTTACAGGAAGTGATGGACCTTATCAAAACAAAATATGTAGATACACTGGATGCCGATAAAGTACAACAGGAAGCCATCGAAGGACTGCTGAGCCACCTCGATCCGCACTCCATCTATATTCCTCCTTCCGCACTGCAGGCTGTCAACGAAGATATGGAAGGTAATTTTCAGGGCATCGGCGTAGAGTTTAATATCACTGCCGACACCGTAAACGTAATATCCGTACTGAGCGGCGGCCCCTCAGAAGCGGCCGGCGTACAAACCGGCGACAAGATCCTCCGGGTCAACGACAGCCTGGTGGCGGGCAACGGTATCACCCCGGACAAAATCCGTAAACTGCTGCGCGGCCCTGCAGGCTCCCTGGTGAACACCACCCTGCTGCGCCAGCAGAAACAGATACAGGTGCCTATCAAAAGAGGCGTTATCCCCATCTATAGCCTCGACGCCAGCTACATGGCTGCTCCCGGCATCGGTTATATCAAAATCAACAAGTTCTCCGCCACCACTTTCGACGAGTTCATGAAAGCCATGCGTAAACTGCAACAACAGGGCATGGAAAAACTGATCATCGACGTACGCCAGAACCCCGGCGGATTCATGGACGCCGCTGTCCGCATCGCCGATGAACTGCTGCCCGACAACAAACTGGTGGTATATACCAAAGGGAAAGACTATCCCCGCACCGATTATAAAACCAAACGCCCCGGCATGTTCGAACGTGGCGCATTGGCCATCCTCACCGATGAAGGCTCCGCCTCCGCCAGTGAAATACTCGCGGGCGCTATCCAGGACTGGGACCGTGGCGCCGTTATCGGCCGCCGCACCTTCGGTAAAGGCCTCGTTCAGGAACAATACGATCTGGACAACGGTGGCGCCCTCCGCCTCACCGTAGCCCGGTACTATATTCCCTCCGGCAGAAGCATCCAGAAGCCTTACGGCAACGGTACCGCCTATGACGATGACATCATGGAACGCTACCACCACGGTGAACTGGTCAACAAAGACAGTATTAAAATCACCGATACCGTCCCCTACAAGACCGCCTCCGGACGCCGTGTGTACGGCGGCGGCGGTATCACCCCGGACATCTTCGTTCCGTTCGATACCTCCCGCTACTCCCGTGCGCTAACGGCTATCTATACACGTAATACGCTGAGCAACTTTGCTTATCAGTACTACACCAACAACAAGGAAACCTTCAAACAATACAAGGACGCGGAAGATTTCACGAAAAACTTCCAGACCAGCCCGGCCCTGTTTGAAGAATTCAAAGCCTACGCACAGAAAGACAGCGTACCCGGTCTTCAGCAGCTCAGCAGTCATGACGACATTGAAATCAGGACCCGCCTGAAAGCCATGCTGGCCCGCCAGCTGTATCGCACGGAAGGGTTTTATGAAACCATCAACGCTACTGATCCGGTGGTGAAGAAAGCGCTGGAAGAACTGAGCAAACAGAAATAA
- a CDS encoding carboxy terminal-processing peptidase, whose protein sequence is MRLKVIIPVVLLSISAGVLAFNKLGHADDPPGRYEVIMNLVGQMLKEGHYQPKPIDDAFSKEVFNKYVRSLDVEKKFFLKSDITRLEPLATHIDDELKGAPVDCFRNINTLIKQRVAEAAAIYPELLSKPFDFSVDEKVTLDPDKLDYPADENARKEAWRKVLKYRTLEKLTDLQDMREKAKDGDSAKTKTDAQLESEARVKVKQLYDRYFERLKNRQNDNDRFNLYVNAITTTMDPHTDYFPPDEKRAFEEQMAGKFFGIGAQLKEEGDRIKVISIVTGSPSWKQGQLKANDVIQKVAQGNAEPVDITGYPVEDAVKLIRGKKGTPVKLTVKSVDGTIKDITIVRDEIVTEETFAKSAIINGQHKIGYIYLPEFYADFNDRNGARSAEDVAKEVAKLKAEKVEGIILDLRFNGGGSLQDVVQMAGLFIPEGPVVQVRSRGGDAVVLRDRDKNVQYDGPLAIMVNEYSASASEIMAAAMQDYKRAVIIGSGQTFGKGTVQRLFNLDDFYPVKDGGSLGALKLTQQKFYRANGGSTQLKGVASDVVLPDPYYDVAERKDSDALAWDEIPRAALTPWINPVPTEALKKNSEKRMANSQAFKLLNENLNTLKKLEKQETYSLNLQTFKSEQKSNSAALKKYDAVNDKVKELSIVNIRSDMEKLGNDSSKIARNKDWIKVRTKDIYLDEAVNVMNDLIAMSLPKMERKPNR, encoded by the coding sequence ATGAGACTGAAAGTGATTATCCCGGTTGTGCTCCTCAGCATATCCGCCGGTGTGTTGGCTTTTAACAAGCTAGGCCATGCAGACGACCCCCCTGGCCGTTACGAAGTCATCATGAACCTGGTAGGCCAGATGCTGAAGGAAGGGCACTACCAACCCAAACCCATCGATGATGCCTTCTCCAAAGAGGTTTTCAATAAATATGTGCGCAGCCTGGACGTGGAAAAGAAATTTTTCCTCAAATCAGACATCACCCGTCTGGAACCGCTGGCCACCCATATTGACGACGAGTTGAAAGGCGCGCCGGTAGACTGTTTCCGCAATATCAACACCCTTATCAAGCAAAGGGTGGCAGAAGCGGCAGCTATCTACCCCGAACTGCTCTCCAAACCGTTCGACTTCTCCGTGGACGAGAAAGTGACCCTCGACCCCGATAAGCTGGACTACCCGGCCGACGAAAACGCACGGAAGGAAGCCTGGCGCAAAGTGCTGAAATACCGCACGCTCGAAAAACTGACTGACCTCCAGGACATGAGAGAGAAAGCCAAAGACGGCGACAGCGCCAAAACCAAAACCGACGCCCAGCTGGAAAGCGAAGCCCGCGTGAAAGTAAAACAGCTGTACGACCGCTACTTTGAGCGCCTGAAAAACAGGCAAAACGACAACGACCGCTTCAATTTATACGTGAATGCCATCACCACCACGATGGACCCGCATACCGACTACTTCCCGCCGGATGAAAAACGTGCCTTCGAAGAACAGATGGCCGGTAAATTCTTCGGTATCGGCGCACAGCTGAAAGAAGAAGGCGACCGTATCAAAGTGATCAGCATCGTGACCGGCAGCCCCAGCTGGAAACAAGGCCAGCTGAAAGCCAACGACGTGATCCAGAAAGTAGCACAGGGCAACGCCGAACCCGTAGATATCACCGGCTACCCGGTAGAAGATGCCGTGAAACTGATCCGTGGTAAAAAAGGCACCCCGGTGAAACTCACCGTGAAGAGCGTTGACGGTACCATCAAAGATATCACCATCGTCCGCGATGAAATCGTGACAGAAGAAACCTTTGCGAAATCCGCCATCATCAATGGCCAGCATAAAATCGGCTATATCTATCTGCCGGAATTCTACGCCGACTTCAACGACCGCAACGGCGCCCGCAGCGCGGAAGACGTGGCCAAAGAAGTAGCTAAACTGAAAGCAGAAAAAGTGGAAGGTATCATCCTCGACCTGCGTTTCAATGGCGGCGGTTCCCTCCAGGACGTAGTACAGATGGCCGGCCTCTTCATCCCGGAAGGCCCTGTGGTACAGGTGCGCTCCAGGGGTGGTGATGCAGTGGTGCTGCGCGACCGCGATAAAAACGTACAATACGACGGCCCGCTGGCCATCATGGTCAACGAATACAGCGCCTCCGCTTCTGAAATCATGGCCGCTGCCATGCAGGACTATAAACGCGCCGTGATCATCGGCAGTGGTCAAACCTTCGGTAAGGGTACGGTACAACGCCTGTTCAACCTCGATGATTTCTACCCGGTAAAAGACGGTGGCAGCCTCGGCGCGCTGAAACTGACCCAGCAGAAATTCTACCGGGCCAATGGCGGTTCCACCCAGCTGAAAGGCGTGGCTTCAGATGTTGTGCTGCCAGACCCATATTATGATGTGGCAGAACGTAAAGACAGCGACGCGCTGGCATGGGACGAAATTCCCCGCGCAGCCCTCACACCGTGGATTAACCCGGTGCCGACAGAAGCGCTGAAAAAGAACAGCGAGAAAAGAATGGCTAACAGCCAGGCTTTCAAACTGCTCAACGAAAACCTGAACACACTGAAAAAACTGGAAAAGCAGGAGACATATTCACTGAACCTGCAGACCTTTAAGTCCGAACAGAAAAGCAACAGCGCCGCATTGAAAAAATATGACGCTGTAAACGATAAGGTGAAAGAACTGAGCATCGTAAACATCAGGTCGGATATGGAAAAACTCGGCAATGACTCCTCCAAGATCGCCCGTAACAAGGACTGGATCAAAGTAAGGACCAAAGACATCTACCTCGATGAAGCCGTAAATGTGATGAACGATCTGATCGCCATGTCACTGCCGAAGATGGAACGCAAACCGAACCGCTAA
- a CDS encoding PQQ-dependent sugar dehydrogenase — protein sequence MKIRGLLCGMFIPLLVTHAACAGEPDKAAPPARKARLQLVTDKFISPVNMAVPHDGTGRLFFCQKEGKVWIVDKKGNQLQEPFLDVSGDMVKVNPAYDERGLLGMAFHPDFRKNRKLYVYYSAPVPNPVKRVLDHKSRLVEFTASATNPNVADPASKRVLMEVNQPESNHNGGQLAFGRDGYLYIGLGDGGGGGDKHGTIGNGQDLGTVLGKILRIDVNGTPYKVPADNPFVKTAGAKPEIWAYGLRNPWRFSFDRATGRLFAGDVGQAKYEEVDIITKGGNYGWRIMEGYHEFNVPAGADRNKLLPPIHEYDHDLGISITGGYVYRGNAIPSLKGLYIFGDYNGKTFVLAPKGNKWERADLELSGRPADNPFILSWGEDEQGEIYMLTSMSAKDGFKGAVYKLVKD from the coding sequence ATGAAAATACGAGGGTTGTTATGTGGGATGTTTATTCCCCTGCTGGTTACCCACGCTGCCTGTGCCGGTGAACCGGACAAAGCGGCGCCTCCCGCCAGAAAAGCGAGGCTGCAGCTGGTTACCGATAAGTTTATTTCTCCGGTGAACATGGCCGTACCGCACGACGGAACAGGCCGGTTGTTTTTCTGTCAGAAAGAAGGGAAAGTATGGATCGTGGACAAGAAAGGCAACCAGTTGCAGGAACCCTTCCTGGACGTGAGCGGGGATATGGTGAAAGTTAATCCTGCCTATGACGAAAGAGGTTTGCTGGGCATGGCTTTCCATCCCGACTTCAGGAAGAACCGCAAATTATATGTGTACTACAGCGCTCCGGTGCCTAACCCGGTCAAGCGGGTGCTGGACCATAAAAGCCGGCTGGTGGAGTTTACAGCATCTGCTACCAACCCCAACGTGGCCGACCCGGCATCCAAACGGGTGCTAATGGAGGTCAACCAGCCGGAATCCAACCACAACGGCGGCCAGCTGGCCTTTGGCCGTGATGGCTACCTCTATATCGGCCTGGGTGACGGTGGCGGCGGCGGCGACAAACACGGCACCATCGGCAACGGGCAGGACCTCGGCACCGTACTGGGAAAAATACTGCGTATCGACGTGAATGGCACTCCCTATAAAGTGCCGGCTGACAACCCGTTTGTGAAGACTGCCGGGGCAAAGCCGGAGATATGGGCCTATGGCCTGCGCAACCCGTGGCGCTTCTCTTTTGACAGGGCCACCGGCCGGCTGTTTGCCGGCGATGTGGGACAAGCCAAATACGAAGAAGTGGACATCATCACCAAAGGCGGCAACTACGGCTGGCGCATCATGGAAGGATATCATGAGTTCAATGTGCCGGCCGGTGCAGACCGCAACAAACTGCTGCCCCCGATACACGAGTACGACCACGATCTGGGCATCAGCATCACCGGCGGTTATGTGTACAGGGGAAACGCCATCCCTTCCCTGAAGGGACTCTACATCTTCGGCGACTACAACGGCAAAACGTTTGTGCTGGCGCCGAAAGGCAATAAATGGGAACGCGCCGACCTGGAACTGTCCGGCCGCCCTGCTGATAACCCCTTCATTCTCAGCTGGGGGGAAGATGAGCAGGGGGAAATCTATATGCTCACCAGTATGTCTGCCAAAGACGGCTTTAAAGGCGCGGTATACAAGCTGGTCAAAGACTAG